GCCGTCCGGCATCGTTACCGAAAACGTCCGGGATTGCCTAATTTCCTGGATCGTACTATCTCTGTACTCGACAGTAGCCCCTATTAATTCACCGTTCTGAATATCCAGGTTTCTTATGAGCTGTATTACCGGGTCATTAATCGTTTCGATATAGTCGATTTTGCCGTCTGCCTTATAATGAATGATGTCGCCCGCCGAGGTGGTGACGCTGAGTAGAGCACCTTCATCTAAACCGGGAAGCGACTGAATCGGCGATCCTTCACCGGATGCGTCCATACTGACAAGACCGCCGGTTTCGCCTGAGCCCATGGGGCCTTTCAGGCTTACTTTATCATCGTCCGCGTTCTCTGCCGCGGGTTCGCTGCCTTCGGCAAGTGAGGAGCTCAGCTGACTTTGATAGTCTTCGATATCCTGATTCAGATTTACGAGGTCCTGGTGGAGAGCCTGCTGATTTTGCAGATAGGCCGGCGCGAAGGTCTGGGTCTGCTCGGCGTCCTGGCGGTTGATTGTGTCGGTTGCCCAATTAGCCAGATCGCCTGCCCATGAGATCTGCTGGAATAAAAAAATCCCGGCTACAATAGCCGAGATCGTCCTGAATAGCATCTTTAGGTTCCTTGGCAAAATCATGGGGTTCCTCTTATTATGTCCAGTACCGCCAAGCACTTCAAAGTATAGCACGCATTTCCAAATTTGTCAATTATATTTTCATCTTTTGTCAAATCATAATATTCTTTCGCTATATATTTTATATTAACAGTCTATACCTTATACTTATTCAGGTCCTTGATGAGGTCTTTGATCTGGTGGTCGACGCGGCCCAGGCCCGCGATGACGGAGGCCTGCTCTTCCGGCTTTGAGCCGGATATGGATTTGAGACCGTCAAGTTCGCCGGATATCTTCTGCAGGCGGTTCCTCTGGTCGGTTAGATTACCCTTCATCGTCTTGATGAGCTGGTTTATCTTTTCGGCGAGGCTCATTAACTCGTCGCCTTTCCTGAGGATAAGATATGCGCTAAAATCGCCGTATGTCATATTGTTTATGAAACGTTCGATCCTGACGAGCGGGCCGGCTATCTTATGGGACAGGAAAATTCCTATTACGGCCACTAACGGCGTCACTATCAAAAGGCTAAAAAATATCTTAAGGTTTATTGCCTTCATTATTGAGACAAAACGGCCCTGGGGATATATGAGCGCAAGCTTTTCACCGAAACTCGCCAGGCTCGTCTGGTATACGGCATATGAGCACAGGGCCGCCGTGCAGAACATGAATATCAATATCATCCCCACATATTTAAGCTGGAACTGCCTTGATACGAGATACTGTTTCCTTTTAACAGCGGATATCGGCATTTAGTCGCTCCTCCACATTATAATTTCACGCCTTAACGTAAACCTGGCCGTGTCTCTCTTCGAATCCTTTATCATCCCAACAGCGTCATTAATCGGCATATAACGCGTAGGCCGGCCATCTATCGCGGTGACGAGGTCGCCTTTCTTCAGGCCCGCGCCGGCCGCGGCCCCTTTCCTGTCAACCTCTGTAACCGTCAATCCATCGAATTCCATCCCGAACGACGCGCCCATAAGAGACTTGATGCTCGACAGGAAGTTCCTGCGCGGATTTATCATGACGTCCACAGTCCGCTCGATGGAGCACTTTATTTCAAGGGCCGGCTTATCGAGAAGCAGGTCCATTATCTCTTCCTCCTGCATATAACCCGTCAGTTTGCCCCATATCGCGACAAGGGCGTCGCCGGGCTTTATGCCGGCTTCGGCCGCCGAGGATCTCGGCGCGACCTTTTCTATTATAATAACACCGTCTTTCGACCTGAGGGTAATGCCGAGCGTCCTCTTTGTTTTCGCCGCTTTTTCGGCGAGCCCTTCCCTGTCGCCTTTGTCTTTTGCCACAAAACCGCCTGTGCGCTCTATAACCTGCTGCCTCTCCACGCTGTCCTCTTTGCCGCCTTCCTCTTTGCGGAAAAGATAGCCGTCCAGGAAGATCATCCCGTCCCTTGCCGCTTTGAAATTTGGATTCAGGCCGAGAGCCATCTTGTAATACGCGTAAGCCCTGTTATAATCGCGGCGCGACCACGCCCCTTCAGCCAGCCTTACGAGGTTGTCCTCGGGATTGTCGAAACGCATTTCGCGTATCGCCGATTTCAGGACGGCAATCTCGCCTTTCTCCGTAGAGAGCACAACCCTGTCTTTATATTCTTCGACGACTATCCCCTTAAGCTCATTCCCGTCACCGGTATAAATGGTGTCGGCAAGCGCCAAGCCGCAGGCCGCGGCCCCGACACCTGTAATAATAATTAGCGCTGCCAGCATCAGACGCATAGTAATCCCCTAAATTTTTACCGCCCTCTTCGCCTCATCGTAAACAGACTTTAACGGAACTTTCTTTTTGCGCGCGAGCTTCACGCATTCGTCGTATTCGGGCGACGCCGTGAGGATGCCTTCCGGGCCGCTCGACAGCTTCACCGTAATATTGCCGTATTTTGTCTTTACAGAGGTGGATGCGCGCTCAAGCTTTAGCCTGTCCGCTTCATAATATCGAAGGCCTATGGCGGTACTCTCACTGAATATCGCCGACGATATACGCCCTATCAGGCGAGGCTCAGCCAGGACAGTCAACTTGAACGCCGGTCTCGTTTTCTTCATCTGGATCGTCGTCGTGTAGACATCCAGCGCGCCTTCTTTGAACAATTTTTCAAACAGATATTCGAAACTCTGGGGGCTCATGTCATCGATATTAGTTTCTATAACGAATATCCTGTCTTCAATGAAAGATGGCTGGGTCTCGCCTATGAGGACGCGAAGCATGTTCGGCCTCGTCTCCAACACCCTCGTCCCGGCGCCGTAACCTATACTCGAGATCTTCATCTGCGGTATACTGCCGAAACCTTTCGAGAGCGTCTTCAATATGCCGGCCCCGGTCGGCGTTACGAGTTCGGCTTCTATCTCTGAAATATTAAGAGGGACGCCTTTTAGTAGTTCCAGCGTCGCCGGCGCCGGTATCGGCAGGACGCCGTGCTTAGAATTGACGAATGTCCTACCCAGACTTATCTTCGACGAATAGACGGCTTCTATGCCGAGTTCATCGAGTGCTATCGCGGCGCCGACGATGTCTATAATGGAATCGATGTCGCCGAGCTCGTGCAGCCGCAAGTCGCTCGACTTACTTACCCCGTGGATCCCGGCCTCGGAGCTTCCTATATTTGTGAATATCGCTTTCGCGCTATCTTTGACCTTCGCGCCCAATGAACTGTTGTCGATTATCAAGAATATCTCTTTTATGGAACGGTGCGAATGGCCCGCCGATCCGGTTACAACGCATTCAAATCTTGTCCCGCTGATCCCGCCCCGCATCGCCTTAGTCTTCTTTAACTCATAACCCCTAAGCTTAAGCTTCCCGAGAGCTTTGGTAAGAGCGTCGAAATTGAGCCCGGCGTCGAGTAACGCAGCGATGGTCATGTCGCCCGATATGCCCGAGAAACAGTCGAAATAAGCAACTTTCATAATAAACATCCCTTGAATGTTACGTAAGGTTATAGAACGTTAATTAAGGTTACGTAAGGTTACTTTCGAAATTTCTCTCCCGGTACCTTCCATGTCCCTTCCCGTTCCATCTTATATAGCGATTTCATAAATTGATTTGCCATATATGTAGCACTCTGAAACATTCTTGAAAACTCATCAAACTCTTCATTTGATATCAGACCATCTTCAAGGCAATCTTCGATATCGCCACTTAACTCTTCTAATGATCCAAGGCTAATTTTTATGCTATGACTATATTCTCCTACAGTTCCCTTTCTGTAACCTTCGCGTATATTTTGTTTTGCACTTCTAGCGGCGTCTCGCATCTGAGAAACCAATCTAAAATGATTCTTAGAAAATCTTTCTGTTAAATTATGAATAATCTTGCGTATTTGACAAATATCCTGATAAAATTTCAAATTTTCATAAGCTGGCTTTCGCCATCGTCGCTGTAACCTTACGGAACCTTCTCTAACCTTACGTAACATTATGTAACCTACCTATTGACCAGACTCGCGAAATACGCCGCTCCAAAACCGTTATCGATGTTCACTACCGCCACCCCCGGAGAGCAGCAGTTCATCATCGTAAGAAGCGGCGCGAGCCCGCCGAAAGAAGCGCCGTAACCCACGCTCGTCGGGACCGCTATGACCGGCTTAGAGACGAGCCCGCTCACTACGCTGGCCAACGCGCCCTCCATCCCCGCTATCACTATGATCACGCTCGAGCGCTCCAGTTCGGCCTTCTTATCGAGAAGCCTGTGGAGGCCCGCCACGCCAACGTCATACAACATCTTAACCCTGTTGCCCATAAGCTCGAGAGTGACTCTCGCTTCTTCGGCAACCGGCATATCGGCAGTGCCCGCTGTTATCACCAGCACCTCGCCTTTTTTAAACACAGGCCTGGCCCTGCAATAGCTTATCGCGTTCGCGTCTTTATCGAATCTGGCTTTGGGGCACGTCTTCTTGAGCAGGCGATAGACTTCTTCGTTTGTGCGGGTCACGAGCAGGATGCCGTCGTGGGCTATAATGCGTTTGGCTATTTTAATAATCTGGGCCGGCGTCTTCCCTTTACCGAACACTACCTCGGGAAAGCCGCGGCGAAGGCTCCTGTGGTTATCGATCTTGGCAAATCCGAGATCCTGGTAGGGAAGGTCCTTCAAGCGCGCGAGCGCCTCGCATACGGAGACGCGGCCCGACTTCAAATTATTCAAAACCTTACTGATCTTTTCGGTCATTATATTTTATCTGAAGATAAGAAACATCAATACGCCTATTATAAGGAAGGAAAGGATGTAGAAATCGTTGAAATAGAAAAAATCTTTCACCCTTTCGACCGTAGTATAGTCGTATTGGCCCGTCACAGGCTCCCTGCGCTTTATCTCCCTCTCCATGTCCGTGTATGGATGGCCGGGGGCATTTTTGCCGGCCGGCGCGGCTGGGCCCTGCCCGGCGGGAACGCCCTCCTCGATCTCGGAGATATCGAGCTTTATGGCGTCAATCTGCTCTTTCCTGAACCGCAGGAAGGAGCCGCCTATCTTGTATGCCGGTATCTCGCCGATATCCACGAGCCTCATGACCTCTTCTTCGGATACCTTAAGATAATCCGCGACCTCTTTTATACTCATTAATTTCTCGGGCATATGCGCTCTCTTATTTGATCTTCTCCGACGCCACCCATTCGTCTATCTTCGAGCGGTCGAACCTCCAGCTGTCGCCGTCCTTCATGCCCGGCAGCTTTCCGGAGTTCACCCACTCTGCGATCATGGCGGAATCCACCTCCAGATATTTGGCCAGCTCATCCGGCGACATGGTATTCAGCCTATGTGCGTGTTCGGCTTTTGCTTTTGACATCATATTGCAGTTCCCCTCAAATACCGCGCCCTCGGCTACACTCAAGAGCGGCGTCTTTATATCGCCTACCACAACGGCAGGGGCTATCAATTTCAATTCCTTCAGGGCGCTAATATTGCCGTTGACCTTGCCGGCGATGACGATAGATTCTCCGGTGATATCGGCGATCACCGCGGCATGTTCGCTTATCATGAGATTTCCCTTGGTATGGAGCGTGCCTTCGAACCTGCCGTTGATCTTCAGATTTACAGGATCCTTGAATACGAGCGACCCTTGCATCGAAGCGTCAACATCCAACACCCTCTCCCCTTCATGCCTTCTATCCTTTTTTCCCATCATATCTCACCTCCTGATTTTGCGAAGCAAAATCAATCCGTCTCCCACTTCACGTTCCTGACTCCGTCCAGATGGCTTATCTCCGTTAATATCTGGTCGGCAAATTTCGTCTGATAAAATTTCAAGCCGAGTTTCAATATCATATTGGAGCCGTCCTTGGAACGCTCAACTTCGAAATCGGTTATCTCGGTCCTGTATTCCGCCAATATCTCCCTGATGATCTTCAACTGCTCTATACCGTCTTTTGTGTCAATGATTATATTCCTGTACCAATCCTTCCTGATCATCGCGTGTTCAAGGCGCGAAAATATCATCAGCGCTATCAGGGTCAATGCCGCCGTTACCACCGCGCCGAAATATAATCCCGAACCTACGGCAAGCCCTATGCCGGCCGCGACCCACAGGCTCGCCGCTGTCGTAAGGCCTCGCACTGAAGAACGGTAATGCATTATCGCGCCCGCCCCCAGGAATCCTATACCCGTGATGACACCGGCCGCGATCCTTGCCGGATCGATGGGAGCCTTGGATGAATATACGTCGAACATGTGTATCGACGTCAGCATCACAAGCGTCGATCCTACACAAAGCAGTATGTGCGTCCTGAACCCCGCGGCCCTGCCGTGGAATTCGCGCTCAAAACCTATTGCCCCGCTCAATACCGCTGCCAGCACAAGCCTGAATAGCATCACCCAATTCGTCAACATACGCAACAACCCTCCGGCGAAGTTAAAAGATACACTTTTACCTTAATTCTAAATTCGGTTCAGCGCTCAGATAAAGATCGGACTTATAGCCTTTCTTATATAATGCCTCACCCAGGACCCCGACCATGGCCGCGTTATCGACGCAATATTCCATTTTCGGAAAATAGACCTTTACGCCAAAGTGCTCCGAATCTATAAGAAGTTTCTGCCTGAGCCTTTTGTTCGCGGCCACGCCGCCGCCTATAACTATCCTGTTGGTCTTGCAAAACCTTGCGGCGCGGTACGCCTTCTCGACCAGCACATCCAGGATCGCCTCCTGGAATTCATAACATATATCATTGACGAGCGCCTTATCCGGCTTTTCCTGCCTTGCCCTTACATAATATAATACCGCAGTTTTGACCCCGCTGAAACTAAAATCTAAAGAATCTTTTCCGAGATAACTTCGCGGAAAAGAGACATTGGTTTTGCCCGTCGCAAGGCCTGCCGCCTTTTCGATGACCGGCCCGCCCGGATATCCCAGGCCCAGCAGCTTCGCCACTTTGTCGTAAGCCTCACCCACAGCGTCGTCCTGCGTCTGCCCGAGGAGCTTCTGCTTATCCACGTCTTCACAAAGGAAGAGCGCCGTGTGGCCGCCCGATACAACAAGCCCCACAAAAGGGAATTCAGGCCTGTCATCCTCATTCAGGAACGAGCTGTAAAGATGCGCGAGTATATGGTTCACTCCTATGATAGGAAGATCGAGGCAGTAACTCAACGATTTGGCCATCGATATTCCTATTAATAGAGCCCCGACCAGGCCGGGCCCGTTCGTTACGGCAATAAGTTTTATATCTTTAAGCCCTTTGCCGGAATCCTTCAGCGCTCCGGCCATCACCTCGGAGATATATTCCACGTGGTACCGTGAGGCTATCTCGGGAACAACGCCGCCGTATTTCTTATGAAGGTGGACGCTCGATGATACCTCATTAGACAGGACAGATCTGCCTTCCGACACCGAAACGCCTGTTTCATCGCATGAAGTCTCTATACCGAGCGTCAACATATATTCGATATCACTCCATCATCCTGGAAAGAGGCACGAAGATTATGCCTTCCCTGCGCATCTCGGGCATCATCTTCGCAAGGACCGAGATCGTATTCTTCCTGTCATGGCAGACCGCTATAGCCCTGCCGTTCCTGAGCGCCGATCTCTTAAGCTCCATTAGCTGCTTTTCTATATACGCGGGATCGTTCGAATTGTCCAGGAAGACGTCCCTCCTCGCGTAACGGATCCCCGCGGCGGCTGCCGCTTGCCGGCATATGGAATTCTCCGAAGTAAGGCTGTCAAAAAAATACAACCCATGCTTTTTTAAACGCTTGAATACGGCCGACATGACCTTCACATCTTCGGTAGCCTTCGAGCCCATATGGTTCGACACGCCCTTTATCCCGGGAACACTCGCTATCTCCTTGTCAACCACCGCGAATATCTCCTCCTGAGTCATCCCGGACTTTATCGTATCCTGTTCTTCCCTGACGTCTTTCCGGTGAGGCTCTAACGGCATATGCAAAATAACTTCCTGGCCGCGCAGGTTCGCCAGCCTCGCTATCTCGGAGGAGTAACGCAGGTTCGGCAGCACCGATAATGTTATCGGCTCTTTTATATCAAATAGATCGTCCAGATTGGACACATTGTAACCGAAGTCGTCCATCACTATGGCGACTTTGGGGCCGCCTGCTTTCTTCTTCGCGGCAGTGGCCGCGGAAGCCGCCGGGGCTCTCTTCTTCGCGGCCGGAGCGGCGACGCGTATCCTCGGCGTTTCCTGTTTCGGCCGGAAGAGATGCGTATTCCGCCAGTATATTACTCCTGCGATTATGACCAATGCCGCTATTACCGCAAATCTGATTAATCTGGTATTCATTTTTCCTGTGGTTTATATATTTTAAAGGCCTTTATCAAATTCACCGCCATATCTAGCTGGTTATCCATCTCGACCTTATCCTGATCGAGCGCCTCTTTCGGGCGCGGCGCGCCTTCTCTTTCGACCTTCTCAAAGACGTCGGAACCATCCGGTTTCTTTTCATCCCTGGACTCTTCTCTATCTATTACCACGTCCGGCACAACACCGGCATTCTTGATAAGCTTGCCGCTCGGCGTTAGATATAAGGCTGTTGTGAACCTGACAGCCGAATTATCCCTTAGCGGGACCACCGTCTGGACAGACGCCTTGCCGAACGTCTTTGTGCCGAGGACTATCCCCCGCTTATTATCCTGGACCGCTCCGGCGACTATCTCCGAAGCGCTTGCCGACCCTTCGTTCACCATCACGACAAGCGGATAGTCCGGGTGCGTAGACTTCCCGCTCGACTTGAATACGGCGTCATTCTCGGAGCTCCTCGATTTTATCGATACAATGACCTTATCCTTAGGCAACAATCTTTCGGACACTCCTATCGCGCCCTCCAGGAGGCCTCCCGGATTATTGCGAAGGTCCAGTATGAGCGCGTTCATGCCGTCGGCTTCGAGCCTCTTCATAGCCGCCTCAAGATCGCGCGCAGTATTCTCCTGGAACTCTACAAGCTTTATATACCCTATCTTATCCTCGAGGAAAACGGCTTTCTTTATGCTCTGTATCTTTATCACCGCTCTCTTAAGCGGCACCTCAAGGATCTTCTGGTCTTTCTCCCTCCATATCGTAAGGGCAAGCGGCGTACCCGGCTTGCCGCGCATCTCTTTCACAGCCTCATCGAGGGTCATCTTCTTCGTAATCTTGCCGTCTATCTTAACTATCTTGTCGCCCGGTTTTATGCCGGCCGTCTCCGCGGGAGTGCCGGATATGGGCGCGATCACCGTAAGTATCCCGTCCTTCATCGATATCTCTATGCCTATCCCGCCGAACTCGCCTTTAGTCTCAAGCCTCAGGTCGTTGTACTCGTCCGGCTCGAGGAACTGGCTGAAGTCGTCCATTGACGAAAGCATCCCCTTCAGCGCGCCGTAAACAAGTTTTTTTGAATCCACTTCTTCGACGTAATCGCTCCTTAAGATGCTTATGGCGTCGGCAAAGAGTTCCAGCTGCGCGTACAGGTTGTCTTTGGACCTCTCTTTATCCGGTTTGCCTTTTTCGAATCCGCCCGTCGCGATCGACGTTACAAGGACCAGCAATATCATGAAAAAGAATATCTTCCAACGCCTTGATATCGTCATTATCTTCATTCCCCCAGGACCTTTTTAAGAATCTTATTCACGACCGCGGGATTCGCTTTGCCTTTCGTCTGCCTCATGACCTGCCCAACGAGGAAAGTGAACGCGTTCTTCTTCCCGAGCCTGTAATCATCGACTGATTTTTTATTAACCTCCAGAACAGCCTTCACCGCTTCCTCCAGCTTCCCGGCGTCGCTTATCTGAGACATCCCCTTGCTCTTCACGATCTCATGCGGTTCTGTTCCGGTCTCGATCGCCTCCGCAAGAACCGACTTCGCCATCTTTCCGCTTATAGTGCCGTCGTCGATCATCTTTATCAGGCCCACCAGCCCTTCAGGCGGAACCTTCAGTTCCTTTATCGATATTCCCTTCGTATTCAGGTGGGCCATGATATCGCCCGTAATCCAGTTCGTCAGCGCCTTTGCGCCGGTATATAGTTTTACGCATTCTTCAAAATAATCGGCCAGGTCTATCTCGCTCGTCAGGACATTGGCGTCGTACTCGGAAAGGCCGAGATCCTTCTTATACCTCTCTGACCTCGTCTCCGGCAGCTCGGGCATCTGGTCGAGAGCCTTCCGGACGACCTTAGCGTCGACTACAAAAGGGACAAGGTCAGGTTCGGGAAAATACCTGTAATCCTCGGCGTACTCCTTGGAGCGCATCGATACGGTGACCTGCTTTTCCGCGTCCCACAACCTCGTCTCCTGGACGATCTTCTCGCGGTCCGCCATTGCCGAGACCTGCCGCTTCGATTCATGCTCGAGGGCGAGCCTCACGCCTTTGAATGTATTCATGTTCTTGACTTCGACTTTCGTGCCGAGGACCTTCTCACCCTGCGGCCTGATCGATATATTCGCGTCACACCTGAGCGAACCCTTCTCCATATCGCAATCCGACACCTTTAGATACTGCAGTATCGATTTCAGCCGCGTCAGGTAATCATAAGCTTCGTCCGGCGCGCTCAGGTCGGGTTCCGTCACTATCTCCAGAAGCGGCATTCCGCTGCGGTTATAATCGACGAGGCTGTAACTCTCGCCTTCCGGATGAATAAGCTTGCCCGCGTCCTCTTCGAGGTGGACGCGCTTTACCCTGATGCGCTTCTTCGCGCCCCGGGGGGCTATGTCGACGTATCCGTCGTAAGAGAGCGGCATATCATACTGCGATATCTGGAAATTTTTCGGCAGATCCGGATAGTAGTAGTTCTTCCTGTCGAACTTAATAAGTTTCTGTATCTTGCAGTTAAGGGCAAGCGCGACTTTTATCGAATAGAAGAACGCCTCTTCGTTCAACACGGGCAGGCTTCCCGGAAAACCCATGCATACCGGACAGACCTGAGAATTCGGCCTCTGTCCGAATTTCGTCGCGCATCCGCAGAACGCTTTAGTCTGCGTCGCAAGCTGCAGGTGGACCTCAAGCCCTATTACTGTCTCGTATGTCATATCATAATTGTGTAATGTTTATTGTGTAAAGTGTAATGCAAGTTTAATGTTTTATTGTGTAACGGAAAATTATACAGACGCTATAAGCTTCCCGAGCATATTACATATATGGATACAATTTTGTCTCAGTCCCGTGTGGCGCTGTTCTGAAATAATATTTTGCCTGGCCAGTATAGTCAGCATAGGAATACATTCTCGTGCAGAATTCAAAGAGATGCGATAGAATTGAGTCTTTTCTCTCTTCGATAATTTACCACTGCCCTCTGCCATATTATTAACTATCGATAGAGATGCTCTGCGTAATTGATCCGCCAGGGAGAATTGGTAATCCCGCGGCAATTCTTTTGTCACATTAAATATATCCTGCACAAATTCTAATCCCATCCCATACACTTTTAATCTTTCAAAATCAAATATATATAGTTCTTTTTCATTATACATAGCAACATTCCACCATCATTACACATTACACCTTACACATTACACAAATCTGGCTTTCTTCTATGGTGTTCTGTCGACTGCTCAAACGCGTACGCCGCGCGCAATATCGTCTCTTCATCGAACGCCTTCCCTATCACCTGCAGCCCTATCGGGAGCCCCGCCTTAGTGAAACCGCACGGCACCGATATCGCGGGAAGCCCCGCCAGGTTCGCGGGAATAGTAAATACGTCCGAGAGATACATGCTTATCGGGTCTTCGGACCTTTCTCCGATCTTAAACGCGGCTGTAGGCGACGTCGGAGTGACGATGCAGTCGCAGTTATTCTCAAAAGCCTTCTCAAAATCCTCTTTAATCTTCGTCCTGACTTTCAAGGCTTTCACATAATACGCGTCGTAGTAACCCGTCGAAAGGCAATAGGTCCCGAGAAGGATCCTGCGCTTAGCCTCATCGCCGAAACCCTGCGAGCGCGTTTTGATATACATATCTATCATGTCTTTCGGGTCTTCCGCGCGGAGCCCATATTGGACGCCGTCGAAACGCGCGAGGTTCGAGCTCGCCTCTGCCGGACCGATAATATAGTAAGTGCTGACCGCGTATTCGGTGTGCGGCAGGCTTATCTCTACGATCCTGGCGCCGAGGCCTTTCAACACCTCAATGGCTCCCCTCACGCCTTTTTCTACCTCTTCCTCGATACCCTTTATGAAATATTCTTTCGGGACGCCGAGGCGCATCCCTTTTATGTCTTTGACGAGCGACTTCGTGTAGTCAGGCACCGGCGCGTCGACAGACGTTGAATCCATCTCATCGTGGCCCGCGATCACGCCAAGGAGAAGCGCGGCGTCCTCCACGTCCTTTGTTATCGGCCCTATCTGGTCTAGGCTGGAGGCGAACGCAATGAGCCCGTAACGGGAGACCCTGCCGTATGTCGGCTTCATACCGACGACCCCGCAGAGGCTCGCGGGCTGTCGTATAGATCCGCCCGTGTCGGAACCGAGGGCGAGTATCGTCTCATCGGAGGCGACTGCCGCGGCGCATCCTCCGCTCGAACCGCCGGGGATCCTGTTAATATCCCACGGGTTCTTCGTCGGACCGTAGCAGGACGTCTCGCATGACGAGCCGAACGCGAACTCGTCCATGTTCGCCTTCCCTATCAGGATCGCGCCCTCTTCGTTCATCTTCCTGATCACGGTCGCGTCGTACGGCGGCTTGAAGCCTTTCAATATCCTCGAGCAGCAAGTCGTCTCTTCTCCCAGGACGCACATATTGTCTTTTACCAGGACCGGGATGCCGGAGAGCCTCCCGCGCTTATTGGCCTGGGTCTTTGCGCGCTCGACCGCCTTCTCCTTGCCCGGAAGCGCGAATGCCCTGATGCTCGGCTCGACAGCGCTTATCCTGTCGAAAAGCTCGTCGACTATCTTAGACGGCTGCAACCCTTCGCCGCTGATCAGTTTTTTCAGTTCATGGGCCGTCAATGAATACAATTTTTCCATCTATTTGCCTTCTATCCTTCGACGGGGCTCAGGATAGAATCCTGAGCTTTTGCCGAAGGATTCTATTATCTGCGGAACTTTAAAAAAGTCGCCTTCTTTCGATGGCGCGTTCTTGAGGGCCTCTTCCGGCTTTAACGATCCCTTAGGCGCGTCTTTCCTGAAGACGTTCTTAAGGCTCGCCAAAGGGTGGCTTGTAGGCTGGACGTTATCGGTGCTTAATTGATTTAATTTGCTTATATAAGATAATATAGATTCCAATTGTCCGGAATAAGAGCTAAGCTCTTTGTCGCTAA
This window of the Candidatus Omnitrophota bacterium genome carries:
- a CDS encoding divergent polysaccharide deacetylase family protein translates to MNTRLIRFAVIAALVIIAGVIYWRNTHLFRPKQETPRIRVAAPAAKKRAPAASAATAAKKKAGGPKVAIVMDDFGYNVSNLDDLFDIKEPITLSVLPNLRYSSEIARLANLRGQEVILHMPLEPHRKDVREEQDTIKSGMTQEEIFAVVDKEIASVPGIKGVSNHMGSKATEDVKVMSAVFKRLKKHGLYFFDSLTSENSICRQAAAAAGIRYARRDVFLDNSNDPAYIEKQLMELKRSALRNGRAIAVCHDRKNTISVLAKMMPEMRREGIIFVPLSRMME
- a CDS encoding S41 family peptidase translates to MKIMTISRRWKIFFFMILLVLVTSIATGGFEKGKPDKERSKDNLYAQLELFADAISILRSDYVEEVDSKKLVYGALKGMLSSMDDFSQFLEPDEYNDLRLETKGEFGGIGIEISMKDGILTVIAPISGTPAETAGIKPGDKIVKIDGKITKKMTLDEAVKEMRGKPGTPLALTIWREKDQKILEVPLKRAVIKIQSIKKAVFLEDKIGYIKLVEFQENTARDLEAAMKRLEADGMNALILDLRNNPGGLLEGAIGVSERLLPKDKVIVSIKSRSSENDAVFKSSGKSTHPDYPLVVMVNEGSASASEIVAGAVQDNKRGIVLGTKTFGKASVQTVVPLRDNSAVRFTTALYLTPSGKLIKNAGVVPDVVIDREESRDEKKPDGSDVFEKVEREGAPRPKEALDQDKVEMDNQLDMAVNLIKAFKIYKPQEK
- the gatB gene encoding Asp-tRNA(Asn)/Glu-tRNA(Gln) amidotransferase subunit GatB, which encodes MTYETVIGLEVHLQLATQTKAFCGCATKFGQRPNSQVCPVCMGFPGSLPVLNEEAFFYSIKVALALNCKIQKLIKFDRKNYYYPDLPKNFQISQYDMPLSYDGYVDIAPRGAKKRIRVKRVHLEEDAGKLIHPEGESYSLVDYNRSGMPLLEIVTEPDLSAPDEAYDYLTRLKSILQYLKVSDCDMEKGSLRCDANISIRPQGEKVLGTKVEVKNMNTFKGVRLALEHESKRQVSAMADREKIVQETRLWDAEKQVTVSMRSKEYAEDYRYFPEPDLVPFVVDAKVVRKALDQMPELPETRSERYKKDLGLSEYDANVLTSEIDLADYFEECVKLYTGAKALTNWITGDIMAHLNTKGISIKELKVPPEGLVGLIKMIDDGTISGKMAKSVLAEAIETGTEPHEIVKSKGMSQISDAGKLEEAVKAVLEVNKKSVDDYRLGKKNAFTFLVGQVMRQTKGKANPAVVNKILKKVLGE
- a CDS encoding four helix bundle protein — translated: MYNEKELYIFDFERLKVYGMGLEFVQDIFNVTKELPRDYQFSLADQLRRASLSIVNNMAEGSGKLSKREKTQFYRISLNSARECIPMLTILARQNIISEQRHTGLRQNCIHICNMLGKLIASV
- the gatA gene encoding Asp-tRNA(Asn)/Glu-tRNA(Gln) amidotransferase subunit GatA, whose translation is MEKLYSLTAHELKKLISGEGLQPSKIVDELFDRISAVEPSIRAFALPGKEKAVERAKTQANKRGRLSGIPVLVKDNMCVLGEETTCCSRILKGFKPPYDATVIRKMNEEGAILIGKANMDEFAFGSSCETSCYGPTKNPWDINRIPGGSSGGCAAAVASDETILALGSDTGGSIRQPASLCGVVGMKPTYGRVSRYGLIAFASSLDQIGPITKDVEDAALLLGVIAGHDEMDSTSVDAPVPDYTKSLVKDIKGMRLGVPKEYFIKGIEEEVEKGVRGAIEVLKGLGARIVEISLPHTEYAVSTYYIIGPAEASSNLARFDGVQYGLRAEDPKDMIDMYIKTRSQGFGDEAKRRILLGTYCLSTGYYDAYYVKALKVRTKIKEDFEKAFENNCDCIVTPTSPTAAFKIGERSEDPISMYLSDVFTIPANLAGLPAISVPCGFTKAGLPIGLQVIGKAFDEETILRAAYAFEQSTEHHRRKPDLCNV
- the gatC gene encoding Asp-tRNA(Asn)/Glu-tRNA(Gln) amidotransferase subunit GatC; protein product: MPKIDKETVKHVALLARLRLSDKELSSYSGQLESILSYISKLNQLSTDNVQPTSHPLASLKNVFRKDAPKGSLKPEEALKNAPSKEGDFFKVPQIIESFGKSSGFYPEPRRRIEGK